The Leishmania panamensis strain MHOM/PA/94/PSC-1 chromosome 5 sequence genomic sequence TATGACCCCAAGGCGCATTTGATGGACGAGGCCACCAAggtcaccactgccgccgagGAACCGCTGGAGCTGATCGTGCGCTACTACCAAAAGAAGCTGACCGTCATCATCCGCCGCGAGGATGTTGCGAAGCGCGAGGTGTCATCGGTAGTGGACGAGATGGGCAAGGCGACACATGAGGTGGAGGTTGTGCGCACGTACACGGAGACCATGTGCGGTGAGGTGTACCCAATCCACTTGCCGCTGCGCTACCACTTCGGTTTGTCTGCCAGCACCGGCCACCGACCTGTCAAGGATCGCAGGCACCGCTCGCTTCGGAGCGTCTTCCACGAGGCAGACAAGGAAACCTTCACTCATGTCGACGTCCATGATGTGTTGAGGTTCGAGCTGCGTGAGCTGGGGCTGAACGCAAAGGCCATGGGGTATTCCAAGACGATCCCGCTAGAGCACTTCGACTTCGAGGCAGACAAGCGCGAGCGGCTGCACTTCTCTCGCCAGATCCCGGTGAGCCCGGACTCAGACGCCGCATAAGTGGATCGTGTGCGGTCGTTCGTGTGTTTTCATGTGTagttttttctcttgtgtagggcgtgcgtctctctctcttgaaggtgaggagaggaggggtgggtgggtgtggaaGGTGACGAAGGAGCCGaacgcagagagggagagcgagggagcaggacgtgtacgtgcgcctgcgtgtTCAGACGACCTCGAAGCAGTTCAGCACCTCTTGTGTGTGTTATCTATATATTTTTTCCCGCtgttgtctgtgtgtgtatgtgtgttcGTTTTCCccactttttctttttttttttttgggcgGCGGCTCAGCAGCGGTTGGGGGTTGGCCTGCAtaaaaaggggagagagggggtacGTGCCCGTAGGATATACCCACGGACGCTATTTATGTACATGCCGCTTTAAACTTGTTTCCTCCCCCCGGTGAAGGATTGGCGGCAGGGTTCACGAGGTTACTCTTCTCCGGTGtccctcgctttctctgtgcttctTTCCCCATCGGGGTGGAGgtctccttttctccttcgtCACTCCTCCTGCATCCACCCCTCTCAATTCATACCGTCCCACTTCGCACAGGAActgcgctgcactgcagctcctccgtctttttattattattctgtttcgtgtttttttttttgccttaTTCTTTCAGCAtctctgcgcctctctccaaTTTCGATTTGGTCGCACACGAGCGGACACGCACGGTCGCACAGGGCCCTCTTTGACTAAGCTGTTGATATGTGCCTGTGTCGgcatgtttgtgtgtgtgcgtatttATGGTGGAGCGGAATGTTTGTGAGCTTGCCTGTGCGCTCCTCTCAtgtccttctccccttcttctcacttctccttttcttcgcgGTGTTCCTTGTTGCTGATGAGCGCCAAAAAAAGAAACTGAACAGAAATGTGAAAAGCAGGAAAGGGCAACTGCGCGTCTCTCCACGGTCGGCGGTGgtcaagagagaggggcggggagggggggtgaggggaggggcaagcagctggagggaaaggggggtgggtgcgatatttccctccctcctctatCATGCCTCCCTTCAATGTGTTTGTGCGACTCTTGCCCTTCGGTTCATCTTCCTCTATCCACGTGTGCGGCCATTTCCACCCACTGCTCCCTTCTATTCTTTGACGGCCTCCACTGCatgtgttctctctctcgttgttgttgttgttgctcgaTTTCAGGGGTCTCTTTGCCCACAGTCTCATtggagggcagcagcaggcacaaCACGAGCACAACTCTTTCACAGCCTGCGCACCGcattacacacacacacacaaagccgAAAAACAATGTCTGACGATggcagcgaggcgggggTGGAGCTACCGCAGATGTGGCAGCTGATTCACCCCACCTACAACCATGCGGACAGCGGAGAGGATGATACAGACGATGAGGAGGTGGACATGGCCAGCAACGACACAGCCCACGGAGGCCGCCCTGCCGACTACGTGAAGCTGAAAAAGTCCGCCCCACGACTTGGCCAGCTGATCCGCTTCCTCAACgacatggaggaggaggatctGCAGGggatgctgctggagaaggatccagtgacgcagcagacgctgctgcagtgggcGACACTGAACAACCACTTCATGCTTGTCGAGTACATCGTGAAGCGCATGAAgcgcgccgccttcttcgaTGCCGAGTCGATCGAGGTCGTGGTGTACGACCGGTGGGCGGAGATGTCTCTGGAGCTGCCCAcggctgctgaggtggcggagcggcagaagcagcgcgagAACGAGAAAGCGAAGCGGCTGGCAGAGCGTGCGATggccaacggcggcggcgacatcgacgaggacgaggagagcgaagaggaggaggcggtggagccgATGCCAGAGGAGCTTGTGTACGACACGCTGGAAGACTACCACAGCGAGTGGGGGGatgggggtgtgggggtggtAAAGCGGATTGGCGAGCTCGGCGTGTACGTGGGGCCGCGCCTGCCGGACGGAACAAAGCAGGGCCTTGGTCAGACGCTCTTCCCCTCCGGTGACTGCTACACGGGCGAGTACAAAGAGAACCAGCGCGACGGCCGCGGCGTCTACTGGTGGCCCAAGGGTGGCGCGCTTTACTGCGGCGAGTGGTTCCGCAACATGCGCCACGGCTACGGCCGAATGGTGTACCCGGACGGCTCCCGCTACATTGGGTGGTGGGTGCACGgcaagcgcagcggcaagggTCGCTATGTCTACgccgacggcagcagctACGATGGGGCTTGGGTGAAGGATGAAAAGCACGGGGGCGGCACGTACCACCTGCTGGACGGCTCCTCCTTTATTGGTGCCTTCCACCACAACGAGTTTGTATCGGGTGAATGGCGCCTCGCGTCCGGCACGGTGCGTTACATCGGCAACTTTGAAAAGGGTGCGCCGGTGGGCGCCGGCGTGTacgtgcaccgctgcggtcTCAAGGCGGGCACATTCCAGCAAGAGGGGGCCTACTCAACGGAGGATAAGGCGTGGGTGCCGAGCATGCTCAAAGTCACGACTCGCATGGTGCCACATATGGAGCTGGTGGTACCACCGCAGCCCAGCGGCTTGACGCGGGTGCCGATGGAGTTTGGCCCCGGCTGCACCGGCTGCACCATGGCGGACCTCATCAGGGTCGCCAACTacgccccgctgctgcggtgggtgGCCTCCCTGGCTTCCGCGGCCAAGGACGTGGTGATTGGCGGAGTGGAGCTAAAGGGGGTGGAGCTGAGGGGTGTGGAGGTGCAGTCGATGCGCTACGACGACGCCAACCCCGATGTCATCACGGAAGTGACCATTCTCCCCATCCTCGTGGACAGGGTCGGCAAGCGCGTGCATTTGCCGTCGGAGTCGGTTACACTAAAGCCGTCCGTCACGCGTCTGATGATTCTGCTGGAGGCGCCAGGCGCGCAACCGGTAGTGGTTTTAGAGAAGTCCCTacagagcagcagcccgGACGAACGTCACCAGCAAAGCCGCCTTCCCGCGGTGCGCATCAGCGAGGACTCGTCCGTGAGCGGTGACGTGGTTGACGCCGTCGGGCCCACTCTCCGCCTGCAGCTTACCTCTACGAAGTTCATGGCTCTTTTGCTTCCCTCAATGCGATGCAACCCCATGCACGGCAACGCTGAGGAGTCCGTGTGGATGTATGCCCAGGAGGTGCATCGCGAGACGATGACGCAGTTACAGTACAAACTGCAGCAACTCTCAGCGGAGTCGCGAGAgccgatgacgacgacgtacATGGCGGTACCACTGTCCGACGTGACTGCCATCTCGACCGACGCCatgacggcgatggcggccgccaatgtacagcagcgccgcgccgcacaaCTGCTGCCCAGCGCCACCGTTGCCCCGCAGCGCGCACCGACGCCGCCCCCGCCAACGTTGGAGCCGCGGCCGGAGCTACAGCCCCTGTACGACGCCAAGACACGCCGCAACgaagcagaggtggaggagtaAGGTTCTCTaaggaaggaaaagcaaCGGCAATTGTAAAGCACAGGCATACATGCAggctcctctccctccctgtgCTCATAGA encodes the following:
- a CDS encoding hypothetical protein (TriTrypDB/GeneDB-style sysID: LpmP.05.1080), with the protein product MSDDGSEAGVELPQMWQLIHPTYNHADSGEDDTDDEEVDMASNDTAHGGRPADYVKLKKSAPRLGQLIRFLNDMEEEDLQGMLLEKDPVTQQTLLQWATLNNHFMLVEYIVKRMKRAAFFDAESIEVVVYDRWAEMSLELPTAAEVAERQKQRENEKAKRLAERAMANGGGDIDEDEESEEEEAVEPMPEELVYDTLEDYHSEWGDGGVGVVKRIGELGVYVGPRLPDGTKQGLGQTLFPSGDCYTGEYKENQRDGRGVYWWPKGGALYCGEWFRNMRHGYGRMVYPDGSRYIGWWVHGKRSGKGRYVYADGSSYDGAWVKDEKHGGGTYHLLDGSSFIGAFHHNEFVSGEWRLASGTVRYIGNFEKGAPVGAGVYVHRCGLKAGTFQQEGAYSTEDKAWVPSMLKVTTRMVPHMELVVPPQPSGLTRVPMEFGPGCTGCTMADLIRVANYAPLLRWVASLASAAKDVVIGGVELKGVELRGVEVQSMRYDDANPDVITEVTILPILVDRVGKRVHLPSESVTLKPSVTRLMILLEAPGAQPVVVLEKSLQSSSPDERHQQSRLPAVRISEDSSVSGDVVDAVGPTLRLQLTSTKFMALLLPSMRCNPMHGNAEESVWMYAQEVHRETMTQLQYKLQQLSAESREPMTTTYMAVPLSDVTAISTDAMTAMAAANVQQRRAAQLLPSATVAPQRAPTPPPPTLEPRPELQPLYDAKTRRNEAEVEE